Proteins encoded together in one Oreochromis aureus strain Israel breed Guangdong linkage group 23, ZZ_aureus, whole genome shotgun sequence window:
- the LOC116332354 gene encoding transmembrane protein 182-like codes for MSSSLRLKVLLFFALFFGATGFLFLILSCGTEYWLLAAESCSNPGEHSLRDVKNSQGVTIFHEGLFWRCSYTAFSHDYSIWDLWISNQPLPKVCEAAFLFPFPANKPVELWEEPHKFPGQPFERNAATVFRICWTIFFVMGLAAIIIGGFVVICAGPLTNHKLYKVGGALQLLGGVCLFIVVVMYLMWIQVLDTLDQFTLHQKASRCPSFHLSIQHGPSFFLAPVAVFFCLLAGLLFVLVGRSIESKELDSMDKISEISTDEL; via the exons ATGTCGTCTAGCCTGAGGTTGAAGGTGCTCCTCTTCTTTGCTTTATTCTTCGGAGCAACAGGGTTTCTCTTCCTGATTCTCTCCTGTGGGACTGAGTACTGGCTGCTGGCTGCAGAGTCCTGCAGCAACCCCGGAGAACACAGCCTGAGAGACGTGAAG AATTCGCAGGGTGTGACCATTTTCCATGAGGGTCTGTTCTGGCGGTGCTCCTACACAGCCTTTTCTCACGATTACTCAATATGGGACCTTTGGATCT CAAACCAGCCTCTACCAAAAGTGTGTGAGGCCGCTTTCCTCTTCCCTTTTCCTGCTAACAAGCCGGTGGAGCTGTGGGAGGAGCCGCACAAGTTTCCTGGACAGCCTTTTGAACGCAATGCGGCCACTG ttttcaggaTCTGCTGGACCATCTTCTTCGTCATGGGTTTGGCGGCGATCATCATCGGTGGATTTGTTGTCATCTGTGCCGGCCCACTGACCAACCACAAGCTCTATAAAGTGGGCGGGGCTCTACAGCTGCTTGGCG GCGTGTGTCTGTTCATCGTGGTGGTGATGTATCTGATGTGGATCCAGGTCCTGGACACTCTGGATCAGTTTACCCTCCACCAGAAAGCCTCTCGCTGCCCGTCTTTCCATCTCAGCATCCAGCACGGCCCCTCGTTCTTCCTGGCTCCGGTGGCCGTCTTCTTCTGCCTGCTGGCCGGCCTCCTCTTCGTCCTGGTCGGCCGAAGCATCGAGAGTAAAGAGCTGGACAGCATGGACAAAATCTCGGAGATTTCGACAGATGAGCTGTGA